CTTTCATAAAATAACCACCGTCAGATTCAAATCCAATGGCGTGGAATGGATACCGGTTCGTTTAAAACGACCTTCTAATCTTAGTCGTCGCGTGGCGATCCAATGGCCGAGATCCATCCGAACCCCTTGCAGTCGCACATATTGCATATAAAACCCTCGGATTTAGGGTTTTGAACCCGCGGTCCTCTGAGTACTATTCGTTGTGTCTCGGTAAACTTACGCCAGAACCCCTGCACTCTCTGGAaaatgacgcccagtccagaacccgtttaaaatgtataaatgaattagcaaatgtatttttaatacaaaaacaattcctagaacttagttaattcatagaaaatttatatgaactccaaattacctcattccagttcctaaaacttTATAATATTATCCTTTATCATTTAGtgcctttgtttaaccatgaaacttgaattaaaattgctcaattgaattaatctattctaggtgctaaatgatttcagaaattcataactcaatatccgtagctctgaatttagtggttcttgtttctacgatcttgtagcaacgcgtagatcataattatacagtttatccttatgtttggtgtaatgttaattttgcctatacactgtttgtttgtaatgctacgactagcgtgaggacacgtgtcatatgaagagcaagtggtacctggaatctcaagtcccaggcaagttgtgcccttgtccactttgtacccaataatgttctttataatcatttaccatgcataggtttaattttgatgggacccaataggtcaccctagattgtttatcctgaataccttgtttacccctgaatcatttgggtagttctgctacttctttatatggttttgggttaatatttccttatatctatgttccaattatgttgttattttatttatgttcatgacaagatcattaaatgttaattggaacatagagcttaacttgagaaacacgtgccaccacaagggtttatggacgcccttggatgattaattaggaaagccagtggaggactaccttacccgaaaggggcaagagcagtagggtagtggtcagtgtagggaggtccttggttgattttgctgcgatggcggtcaggcaagaaccctgcattggagcttcctataaactgtagcggattttctgaagctagtggaactttgtaaaggcctcgtagtgttaccctgcctcgcctcctcggtagaggtgtatgggaagtcgcgatcccttggcagacgggtaacatgacttgtgggtaaagggtacaacctctgcagagtgtaaaactggtatactagccgagctcacggtcatgagcagctcaggactctctgatgattaaattatgaaactaaattcaatttatcatatgcattgcatcgcaggtgatgttgttacttttgttctactacttaattgggttggtatttacttatacttagtaattgctaataaaattttgaccaactttaaaagcaatgttcagctctaaccatcctctttggtaagccttacacttcacgtgagctcccacctttggcgagttcatgcaccttattccccacaacttgttgagcgatgaacgtatgtgagctcactcttgctgtctcacaccccccacaggtcaagaacaggtaccgcagatgaggcgcatggaggatgctgcgatgagttcgtgagagatctaggtcgtcgtctcccagttaactttgggttgctggaccgttgtctccatataatgtaattatttatttattttgtacaaaactccgattacatagtaaagatgtgacattcgatcctgtgccatgattcatcatatgtgtgagacctgGTCTCAGCACACCtgatgattatgttcgcgcccggttcttggtgccccgaaacccgggtgtgacagacacACACCCGCCCAGGGAGTTGGAACATGCCTGTCCATTGTTGGCAATGCAATGCCCAAGCCCAATACACTGCACTAGCTCCTGTGTTACTGTCAACCAGGTGCCGTTTTTGGTGAACAGAACCGCACTGGGCTGGACTGGACTGAAGCAGCAGTAACAAACAGTAGCCGGGGCAGCGTGCAAGCACTCTGTGGATCTTCAGATAAATTAAACAATAATTGAATGGAGAACGGTGAGGTTAGCTAATCGTCTGTTCATTCTGCAGTTCACCGTAAAAGACAAAGCCATCTTTGTTGATTCAGACAGGCCACGCCTTACCATGCATGTTCCACCGATCCAAACCATGCAATCAATCATACAAACAGGCAAGCGACTGCATGCTCGCCCAATTAATCGCCTGCACTGCACTGCAGGATACTTGCAGACTTTCAACTCAAGTTCGAAACAATACCTAGCTAGATTACAAGCCGAAATCAACAACAACATTACAGAAGCCACAGACAACTTAGATCGAGCGCCACTAGATCACTGACCGCACCCCGCCTTGGTTGGTGGCGATCAGCGCGGAAACCGGCAGCAAAACCCCCCCATAATTAACAACGTCCCTCGCATCGCATCTTCCTGGTACGCAGAAACACTCCGACACGGTCGCCCGGTGGTTTTGGATTGTCCACGGCGGTTCATGAACCGAGGCGATACGTCGTCATGCCGTCGGCCATGAACGCGCCGCCGTCCAGGTACAGCGCGGCCGCGGTCTGCGGGTGGAAGCCTTCCATCATGACGAATGGCATGTCCTCCGACGGCTTCCAGTGCCGCTTCCGCTGGTTGATGAACCAGTTGTTGATCTGCTTCTGGTCCAGGCCAGTCGCCTCTGCCAGCGCGATCTTCTCCGTCTCCTGCATGTTCAGACAAACACAAGCACAGCGAGCCAAGGGCACAAGGCACGCGCGTGCTGTATGAGTACGGTAATCGATCTGTCAGCATTGTGTTAAGGCACGGCCGCACGGGAGATTAGTCTCTCACCGAAGGGTACGGCCACTTGTAGTGCAGCTCCCACCAGTGGAGGAGCTTCTGCCTGGCCTCCTTCGGCAGCttccctttcttcttcttcttggagAACTCCTGCCTCAGGCTGCTCAGGTACCCGCTGTACTTCTTCAGGAGCTGGTACTTGAGCTCCTTGTCCTCCGCGCGCGGGTCGATCTCCGGCGGCTCGTTCTCGCGGCCGCTCGgatccatgtcgtcgtcttccgaAGAGCCGGCCCCTTCTGATGACTTACCATctgcagaagaagaagaaaaaaaaaagagaggAGCTTTTGGTAAGGTCACGTGTTTCCACTTTCCAGCCAGAGGTTTTGTTCTGTCGTCGTCGAATTTCAAAGTGTCTCGTCAGTTTCGACCACGCTGGGCTGCCGCCTGCCACCGATCAAGAGAGCTGTGAGCACATCGGAAAGCCCATAACTGTGTGTGTAAAGAACTATATCCGTTCTGGAATGCCAGGGTAGGTCGAACAGTGGAATTTTGGAACAGCAATAGTGTAGAATATTGCCAATGGGGGTGGTAAGATAAGGGTTTTTAATATAGGATTCGAATAGTAGAACAAACAAGACCAGAACAAATCGAGAATGTGGAGGCCACAAATTTGTGGTCTGTCATTACATGATATACCTATGATATAATGCAATCGTGCCACTACGTACTTTGTAGAGAAAACTCATAACAGAATTATCAGAAACCGATGGGGGGAATGCTAAATTAGCCAGGACCAGTCAAAACTTTCAACTGCAAAAAACCTTCTATATATAAATTTTGCATCAAACATTGTTTCATTAAAGTTCTAATTGAGGTCAAACATTAATCATAGAAAAACTAAATACGTGTAAGGAAGTTTAATTTTTCTTGGTTGTAAACAGAAAGGTTCCAAGCAATAATGTATCAATAACTTCACTAGAATAAGCGAACTATTGCCTTGTATTTAATCCTTATCCGCGGCCAATGTAATTGAATGAATAAACTTTTCAGGTGGGCAATACAAGTATCCAAGTAGTATAGCAGTGTAAGTGAATAATGACGTtgaaaataaacaattatatatatgGCCATAACTTCAGTTCAGAGATGGGTAGGAAAAGTAGCAGATCCTTTAACAAGGGTACAATGGAAGAATTTGTTGGCCAAGCGATGATGGAAACATGACAAAATATCATATTATCCATGGTACTCAACAAGGAAGTTCATGCATCTTTTTTCCCTTGTATGCTATGCAGAAAGGTCTATCTTGTGGTTTTGAACAGGTGAATATAAAAAATGTACGCAGTGTGTACGTTTAGTAGAGTAGCTGTAGTTCTGCCACTCATTCTCCCATGGATACTATTGATTTTTGTATTCTAAAATCTCTTTTGCATATGCATCACAGTTATTATTGTGAAGCCTATAGCATTAACATTTTTTACATGGCGTCATTATAGCAGGGAAACAAGGGCAGTGCTTAACTGCTTATACACCAATCAATTTAGTTTGCATAAACTATTAGCTTTTAATTAACAATTGAGATCATAATAACAGATAAAACATGCCTTTTGTTCTGATAAAATGGAAGTGAAACTTTGATGGAAACCTCTAAAACTATGTAAATGAGGCAGTCATCAGGCAGATATATATGCCAACCAATCACACCCAAAACCCTAAGCCAAATGGGAAAGATGTCTAGTACGCTTATATTTCAACACATATGTATGCATTTCTCAACGTTCTTAATCTAGTTTTCACACGTTAATCCATACACAAAGTAAAACCAGACCCCAAATGGTCACTTGCTAATTTTATAGCTTGAGTGCAGCATGACCCATACTCCCTGCACCCTAAGATTTAAGGGATAAAAAAATTGTCCTATGCCAGACAATCCTAAATTTGATCAAATTTATAGAAGACCATTTAATATTTATTACATCAAAGAGGTGAATTATGAAATTATATTTTTATAATGTATCTAGTTATGCTTTTTGATGACGTAAATATATGTTTTTTTTCTATAAACATGGTCAAACTTCTGATAACTTGCCTTAGGACAAACTTAGATCCTGTATATTTCAGGACCCAGTGAGTAACTAACAAAAAACAAACAATTATTTAAGAGAATAGCTAATACACTTCCTTTACTGAAAATCCTACCCGACAAGACTACTTCCATATAAAAAAAGTTATGCTTAAAAATAGGGAAATAACCCTCCATATGGGCATGTGGGTATGAATTTTTTGGGACAGGAATGGTTACTTTCCAACTTTAGGAGAAAGTGAAACATCTGTAGCGTAAAAAAATGCATTAATGCACAGTATAAGATACATTTATTCGAATAATTTAAAGAGAAATGCATGGTGGAAAAACTTAAACTTTAGCAACAAGAACCGGCACATTCCTATTACAAGATCTAATATTGAGTGCATAGATTTGTATAGAAGATACACTTGAAACTTTTGGAGAAGTGCACAGCCATAATAATTGTTGGCTTCATGTTAGATATCTGAACTAGTCACTCACATGAAATGATCTTCATTTTTTTTATTGCTTTTGCAGTTGAAAACCCAGAGCAAAATTAAACCATAATTTAGGAAAAAAAATTATAAAAAAACGTTGTTGTAACAAGATATAGTCAAAGTTGTATTCGGGAACAGGGAGTTTATTTCTATAGTTCACATGCCTTAACATAAGCAATGGATAATTTCCTGCGTGGCTGCGTCTGTTATTGTCGTATCAATTGCAGTAATCTCAAATTGACCTCCTTAGATTCTATCAACAAAAACAGACAGATGTAACTAAACTAAATCGTCAATGGCTGAGGGCTGAGGCTGGCAGGGGGGTAGTGGTTTTCAGGGTCTGGTGACTTCCTGATGGGTTCTGTTGTTGTAAGAAACATCTGAACCTGTGTACTGCAGCCTACATAAGACGCCAGCCTATGCTCCTGTCGTACACAGCTTGGCACAGCCAGTGGCGTAGAACAGTTCCACAGTGTGTAGCATGAACCTTAAACACAAATCTGCAAACGCATGGCTGCAGTGCAGCTGCACGTCCAGCTGCAAAACAGGCCGGCCGGCAGCACCCCCCGGAGGACACGAACGGCGACCATCTCTGTGTGTGTGTGTCTCTCTCTCATACACACAGGCTACCTTGTTCTGCTGCCACTGCTACTGCAACCCCAACACGATTGCAGTAACAGCTACAGGCCACAGCAGAACAGCTGCCGGCAATGTTGCTACAGCTGCGACAGGTGGAGAATCCATGTCACCATTTCCCAATGCACCTCTGATGTGTCTCTAATCTCTAGTAGTAGGATAGAGCTGCAAGGAAAGACGAGATGCATGGGATGCCGCTTGTAGCCTACTCCTACACACGCAAGATACAAGGCAAGGGAAAAATAATAATACTCTATATACTACGAATGAAGCTGCATCGATCTATGAGAAGGAGACTCCAGTGCGGGGATGAAACGAAACAGCCGGATTCTCCTGCCTTGGAACCCTAAAGGCCTAAATACAAGTAAACATCACAGCCAAGCAAGCTTCCTGTCACTTGTCACTTGTCAGATGAAAAAGAAAGGCCGAAGAGAGGAGCCAAGCCAAGGGCCGGGTGTTTGTCGACGAGAGCTCATGCTCATCAGCTCATCTGATCTGATGAAAGCCTGCCTTAGCTAGCATGTGCTGGATCTATGCGTACCAGCGGAGAAGAGGCTGATTAAACAATGGCGAGGAACGAGAGGAGGCAGCCCGTCCATGCGACACGGCGCCTCACTGTGCCCTCGATGCCAACCAAAAGCAAAGCGACATACTTAATTAGTGGCTAATCCCTCTTTTGTGATTAGACTATTAGCGCTTACGTGCTGCCGTGCTGGGGCTTACCTGATTGATTGTTAATTGGGGTTTTTTTAATTCGGAGGTGGTGATTAAAGTAATGGAGAGGAGAGGGGATTAAAGTAATGGAGGAGGGAAGGGCGAGGAGGGCGGCCAGGTTAGCTCACAATGGCAATGATCCAGAGCAACCACCCCTACTGCCCAGAAGCAACCGTCCTCAATGCGGCAAGGCCTCCTCCAGACTCACTCCAGACAGCATGCCATGGCGCGCGATATAAAAACACGGGGCCGCCATGTAGTACGAGCACGGCGAGAGAAGGACCCGGAGAGCAAGCAGAAAGAAGACGACGAAGCGCCGCGGCCGGCCTGCCTGGTGCTCCGATATATCATCGGTCGATCTTACTTCTTACCGGCGAGCGAGAGGCGCGCGGAGGAGGAGGAGCCGCCGCCGGCGATGGAGTCGAGCTGCGCCTCCACCCGCTTGAGGAACTCCATGGCCTCGTCGATCGGCCGGGTCAGCTCCTCCCGGTACTTGACGAGCATGTTGCAGTACGCCTCCTGCACGCCGCGCCGGCG
This portion of the Zea mays cultivar B73 chromosome 2, Zm-B73-REFERENCE-NAM-5.0, whole genome shotgun sequence genome encodes:
- the LOC100283277 gene encoding homeobox protein rough sheath 1 isoform X1, with product MDQNFGNLGTGAGSSGGCGGSNSNSKAVAAVSSSSFLQLPLSTAAAASPAYYGAPLALLHHGTTAGPSSSQQQQHQSPYAKHGAEMSAAEADAIKAKIVAHPQYSALLAAYLDCQKVGAPPDLLERLTAMAAKLDARPPGRHGPRDPELDQFMEAYCNMLVKYREELTRPIDEAMEFLKRVEAQLDSIAGGGSSSSARLSLADGKSSEGAGSSEDDDMDPSGRENEPPEIDPRAEDKELKYQLLKKYSGYLSSLRQEFSKKKKKGKLPKEARQKLLHWWELHYKWPYPSETEKIALAEATGLDQKQINNWFINQRKRHWKPSEDMPFVMMEGFHPQTAAALYLDGGAFMADGMTTYRLGS